TTGTTGCCGATATGTTATAACTTATGTTATATGACATACTAAAGCAGACAATGTACACATTTTGTAGGAAGATGGGCTGCTTCATACTGCCTGTGGGACTCCAAATTATGTTGCTCCCGAGGTTTTCACTTCCGACTTTATGAAAACAGGTTATTGCCTTACTGTTTGATTATGTTCTGTTGTTTCTCACATTTGGTATTTTTGTATCAGGTGCTAAACAATAAAGGTTATGACGGCACATCAGCTGATATTTGGTCTTGCGGGGTCATTCTCTTTGTACTCATGGCTGGTTACCTGCCCTTTGATGAACAAAGTCTTATAGCGCTGTACAAAAAAGTATGTAACCAAGTTTGGCTTTCTCTGTTTAAATGATGGGAATCTCTGGATAACTTATTAATGTATGGCTATTGTTAATTTCAGATCTGCAAAGCTGAATTTTCATGTCCAGCATGGTTTTCATCCGGGGCAAAGAAATTGATACAGCGCATACTTGATCCAAACCCTGTAACGGTGAGCTCCAAGGCCCTTTTTCGTGTGCCAAAATTCAATAAGTACATTCTTCCATATGCTCATGAAAATTATTATTTGAGACCATTGGTATATGAGCGTGCACATGTAAACTTATTATACAGGCATTACAGGGCATTAATATCTGAATGCAGACGATCTTTTGTTATATAGCCTGACTAGGTGTTCTTTTCTTGTTCTCACCCTTTTTTTCTATGGCAGCGGATAACAATTCCTGAGATCTTAGAAAATGAATGGTTTAAGAAAGACTACAAGCCAGCACAGTTTAAAGAGGAAGAGGATGTGAATTTAGGTGATGTAGATGCTGTTTTCGGCGACTCAAAGGTATGAATATTAGTCGGAAGTTAATTTATTTCTCTCAACCATGAATTTTTCTAGGTATCTTTAGTCAGAAGAATCTGTAAATTTTTGTATGCTTGATCGAATACTGTCTTGAGTTTGTAACTTTGTACACATTCTAAAATAGCCTTTTTCTATTGGCTTGTTGCAGGAAAATTTAGTAACAGAAAGGAAAGAGAAACCTGTATCAATGAATGCTTTTGAGCTTATTTCTAGGTCAAAGAGTTTCAATCTGGAAAACTTATTTGAGAAGCAAATGGTATGAATGCTTCGGTGTGGCGCTCTTTAGTATGATTTTATTTGGAGTTGCAAATTAAATGTTTTGTTCCAATTGTTAGTCAGGCAGAAACTAAGGAGCCTAGTAGGTTTAGGAAGCTCCGAAATCAAGGATTCGCGATAATAGTGTTTGGGACTTCTAGGTTTTGTTGAATCAAGAGCATGCTTAGTTTCAGAACCCATAGTGGCCTTCTAATTCCTTATAGTTGTCAAAGTTATTCTGCAAGAGTTTGCTGCCTTCTGATCGCTTGGACTTTGATACTATAGGGTCTTGTGAAACGAGAAACCCGATTTACTTCTCAACGCCCTGCAAATGAAATCATGAACAAAATTGAGGAAGCTGCAAAGCCATTGGGCTTTAATGTTCACAAGAGAGACTACAAGGTAATGAGTTTTACTCTACTCATTCTCAATTCTCATGCTACACCTTATATGACTTGACTTAACATGCAATTCATCGTATTGAAACGATCGTCTTGTTACGTTTATAAATTCCAAATATATCTTCTGCTAATTCCAAGCAATTTCAGATGAAGTTGCAAGGAGACAAACATGGAAGGAAGGGCCACCTCTCCGTAGCTACCGAGGTATTGCCGTtggcatgcatatatatgtttagTGTTCGATACAGATATTTGGAAAAACAAGTCACGACTCTACAAAATCTAAAGAAGATGTTACTTTCGATTAAGTACTACCAGATTGTAATACATGTTGTAATTAATTCTCTTCTTAACTTCTTGTTTAAGGTGTTCGAGGTGGCACCCTCCGTGCACATGGTAGAGCTCCGGAAAACTGGTGGTGACACACTAGAGTTTCACAAGGCAAGCgaacattttatttttgaacattTTAGTTCGAACATTTTCCGTACTCTTTTCCAAGGGCCAACTTACTGTTGACTGATATTGCCCTCTAAATGTCTGTTACTACAGTTCTACAAAACTTTCTCATCGGGTTTACAAGATATAGTGTGGAAATCTGAAGAAACTACTGAAGAATCGAGGTAATCATCTCTCTCTGCACGCTCGCGCAAGTGTACTTGTGAGTACATTGTTACAAGAGTACGCTTGTTGACAgatgtttaaattttttgtgcAGGGCATAATAAAAACTCTTCTTTTGGGTCCATCTCTCTATTCTTCTGATCTGTTTGCTTAGTGGTACGTGGATGCAAGGGAAATTGGGAGCATGTATCGGTCAGTGTAGCCTGAAGTAGTCTGCGGTAACGAGACATGAATCCCTCCCTCGGAACTGAGGTGGTCTGGGTTCTCTTTGGTATAGTTCTATGAATTGAATCCGTCGACGATTTTGAAGAAACGATCATAGATCATTAGAGTGAAAGTGAGAAATTCTTCATTCCCTGCTGTAATGGAAGATTGAACAATGAACATTGTTGATTGTAACTTCCAATTTTTAGACAGTCATGTGATACTTTGTTCATGATAATCCCATGTAGTGACttatgttttgattatttttttattgtttaatgTGATTTTAtagaagaggtcgcacttggtgcgatggcaagtgccttcgtccatgagcggCAGGTCTCGACTtgagagcagcctctccataaatggaggtaaggctagccgacattcacctctcccagaccctgcgtaaaacgggagccttgtgcactggtaCGACCTTTACGACCTTTTAATGTgattttatataaatttctGACAATTTTTCTGATTTAGCAACTCTGACTTACGCCACCATTCATCTTTTGTGGACGTTGATAAGGACTTACATGAAATGGGTTCATCGCCACTATAACGTTCCGTTCGAAGGTGTTCTCATTGATAAGAACCTTCCGTTCAACACCACCTTGTTATGGATTGGAACCATTATAAGTTCTAAGTGGCGGTACAATGTAAACTTTCTAGCATTTTTCATATGTTTAGAAGGACTTCTAAGCCCTAAGGGATTGTGATCAAGTTAGtaaaaatgaattgcaaatgTCGATAGGAGGGATTAGAAAATCTCCATACATGCATTACAAAGTCGCATGAGGGGTTTAAAGATCTCTACTTGATATGTGTCATACATGCCTTTGTTATATTACTATGAGGAATTTTCTAATATTCTTAtcgttattttgtaatttattttttattaacgtGATCTCAATCTCTTAGAACTTAAAAAATCACTCACCTAAACATTAAAATACAGTATATTGAATTCTATAGAAAGTCAAATGAAGTAAAGTTGTGTAAGTCTTTATTTTCAGACTTTTAAAATCGACTAATCAcaacaaatataaaataaaatttggtcGGCCACTAAGTTAGTTCAGTCTCTTTGTTTAGAACAAGTCCACCCATCCTTGGATGCAAGGGTAAGAGCAAGGAAATTGCCCAAAACCCACCAAATGTGGCTATAGTGGCCCAAAATGAACAAGGCAATCAATGGGCTTCACCAAGCCCGTCGGACTGCCCAGCCAACAAATGCCGGGCCGTGCAACACCACAGAGCCTAATGACTTCTTCTTTTGAGCGCCTCAGTCGTTGGATTTTCAAAGGTCCGATGATCTGGACCTTTGACCATTGTGCCATGTGATACAATCAGC
This region of Malus domestica chromosome 07, GDT2T_hap1 genomic DNA includes:
- the LOC103439416 gene encoding CBL-interacting serine/threonine-protein kinase 9 (The RefSeq protein aligns at 99% coverage compared to this genomic sequence): MSAKGPRMRTRVGKYELGKTLGEGTFAKVKFAKNMETGQCVAIKIVDREQVLKHKMIKREISTMMLIKHPNVTQMFEVMASKTKIYIVLEFVDGGELFDKIAKNGRLKEDEARRYFQQLINAVDYCHSRGVYHRDLKPENLLLDSYGVLKISDFGLSTFEQQVREDGLLHTACGTPNYVAPEVLNNKGYDGTSADIWSCGVILFVLMAGYLPFDEQSLIALYKKICKAEFSCPAWFSSGAKKLIQRILDPNPVTRITIPEILENEWFKKDYKPAQFKEEEDVNLGDVDAVFGDSKENLVTERKEKPVSMNAFELISRSKSFNLENLFEKQMGLVKRETRFTSQRPANEIMNKIEEAAKPLGFNVHKRDYKMKLQGDKHGRKGHLSVATEVFEVAPSVHMVELRKTGGDTLEFHKFYKTFSSGLQDIVWKSEETTEESRA